One window of the Candidatus Microbacterium colombiense genome contains the following:
- a CDS encoding histidine kinase, translating into MTTPAPVAPTATPRGLRRAPAAVGTIVLMIVGMMLDVCAVANVPGGATLVTEADESTVRITGFGTVLALLAIAAWITVLWRSSAPLLVVIAGGVLAVIGMSYLLFLVGAVAFVRRHPQHTRRLGIIGGILLVLFALREVLTPWGGALSWFLTTDASADREPGWMLAPFVCVVVFGGGAVLLVLLTRTRARVAQSDLRAESEIRRADALAEQAVRQAERERIARDMHDALAHRLSVVSLHAGALEAVAGASGDAGVIARTVREQTHAALQDMRGLIGDLRSPHHAAPAAPATLRAVGSLVAGVRAGGQNLTSLIMIESPERAGALFDSAVYRIVQESLTNAIKHAPGATVDVFVQVSPDAGARVRVTNPLAAPSTGSADAALAASVVPGGGNGIVGMRERAAALGGQSWIGSHEGEFIVDISLPWQERG; encoded by the coding sequence ATGACCACTCCCGCGCCCGTCGCGCCGACCGCCACACCGCGTGGCCTGCGTCGTGCTCCGGCGGCTGTCGGCACGATCGTGCTGATGATCGTCGGGATGATGCTCGACGTCTGCGCGGTCGCCAACGTGCCGGGCGGGGCGACGCTCGTGACGGAAGCGGATGAGTCGACGGTCCGGATCACCGGGTTCGGCACCGTTCTCGCCCTGCTGGCCATCGCCGCATGGATCACGGTGCTCTGGCGCTCGTCGGCTCCGCTCCTCGTGGTCATCGCGGGTGGTGTGCTGGCCGTGATCGGCATGTCGTATCTGCTGTTCCTGGTGGGTGCTGTGGCCTTCGTGCGGCGGCATCCGCAACACACCCGACGCCTCGGCATCATCGGCGGAATCCTGCTGGTCCTGTTCGCGTTGCGCGAGGTGCTGACGCCGTGGGGCGGCGCGTTGTCCTGGTTCCTCACGACCGACGCCTCAGCGGATCGCGAGCCGGGATGGATGCTGGCGCCGTTCGTCTGCGTCGTCGTGTTCGGGGGTGGTGCGGTACTTCTCGTGCTCCTCACCCGCACGCGGGCACGGGTCGCGCAGAGCGATCTCCGGGCAGAGTCCGAGATCCGCAGGGCAGACGCCCTCGCCGAGCAGGCCGTGCGGCAGGCCGAGCGGGAGCGTATCGCGCGCGACATGCACGACGCGCTCGCCCACCGGCTCTCGGTGGTCTCGCTGCACGCCGGCGCACTCGAGGCTGTCGCCGGAGCATCGGGGGATGCCGGCGTCATCGCGCGCACGGTGCGCGAGCAGACGCACGCGGCGCTGCAGGACATGCGGGGTCTGATCGGAGATCTGCGCAGTCCACACCACGCGGCACCTGCAGCCCCGGCGACACTGCGCGCCGTCGGGTCGCTCGTCGCGGGGGTGCGCGCCGGTGGACAGAATCTCACCTCGTTGATCATGATCGAGTCTCCCGAGCGCGCGGGAGCCCTGTTCGACAGCGCCGTGTACCGGATCGTGCAGGAGTCGCTCACGAATGCCATCAAGCATGCGCCGGGCGCGACGGTCGACGTCTTCGTGCAGGTGTCGCCCGACGCCGGTGCGCGCGTGCGCGTCACGAATCCGCTCGCAGCGCCTTCGACCGGCTCAGCGGACGCCGCCCTCGCGGCATCCGTCGTGCCCGGCGGCGGCAACGGCATCGTCGGCATGCGCGAGCGCGCCGCGGCGCTCGGCGGGCAGTCGTGGATCGGGTCGCATGAGGGCGAGTTCATCGTCGACATCTCCCTGCCGTGGCAGGAGCGCGGCTGA
- a CDS encoding response regulator transcription factor: MTSAAPDARVRVLLVDDESLIRMGFRYILGAAEVEAEHPAIEVVGEVGDGAAAVAFVRAHRPDVVLMDVSMPIMTGLEATEVIVAESESRVLAMTSLDAEDQLFRMLEAGATGYLLKDESPARIVDAVRRTARGDAVVSALSTAQLVRRAVAGEGGAGRRVAIDRLGVLTERERDVAQRVASGATNQEIGAALHIAAGTVKSHLEQVFVKLGVRNRVQVGVILERAGLGPLDV, translated from the coding sequence GTGACCTCTGCTGCCCCTGATGCGCGCGTGCGCGTGCTGCTCGTCGACGACGAGTCGCTGATCCGGATGGGATTCCGGTACATCCTGGGCGCGGCGGAAGTCGAAGCGGAGCATCCCGCGATCGAAGTCGTCGGCGAGGTCGGCGATGGGGCTGCCGCGGTGGCCTTTGTGCGTGCCCATCGACCCGACGTCGTGCTCATGGACGTCAGCATGCCGATCATGACGGGACTCGAGGCGACCGAGGTGATCGTGGCCGAGTCGGAGTCCCGGGTGCTCGCGATGACGAGCCTCGACGCCGAGGATCAGTTGTTCCGCATGCTCGAAGCCGGAGCGACCGGATACCTCTTGAAGGACGAATCGCCTGCCCGAATCGTCGACGCGGTGCGCCGGACGGCACGCGGCGACGCCGTGGTGTCGGCGCTGAGCACCGCGCAGCTCGTCCGGCGCGCCGTCGCCGGTGAGGGCGGGGCGGGGCGCCGCGTCGCGATCGATCGTCTCGGCGTTCTCACGGAACGCGAGCGCGATGTCGCGCAACGGGTGGCGTCCGGTGCGACGAACCAGGAGATCGGCGCTGCGCTGCACATCGCGGCGGGGACGGTGAAATCGCATCTCGAGCAGGTCTTCGTCAAGCTCGGTGTGCGCAACCGCGTGCAGGTCGGTGTGATCCTCGAACGTGCAGGGCTGGGACCGCTCGACGTCTGA
- a CDS encoding PadR family transcriptional regulator: MTKDPVDTMTPMGVMVLALLRESDMHPYEMVRLLRARHDDRLITITNGTLYHTVARLQKAGLLDEVGIDRDGNRPERTTYTLTDAGRETVIAWVRRELPRVDRETDFRIALAESHNLERPDVIALLGERRSALVDAHAMHRDGLHKARGKGVPAQVLVEIEREEVLLDAELRWLDTLLDRLVGDDLPWGPSAFTDSDRYLAQRKAAQQ; encoded by the coding sequence ATGACGAAGGATCCGGTCGACACGATGACCCCGATGGGCGTCATGGTGCTCGCGCTGCTCCGGGAGAGCGACATGCATCCCTATGAGATGGTGCGGCTGCTGCGCGCCCGCCATGACGACCGCCTCATCACGATCACGAACGGCACGCTCTATCACACGGTCGCACGGCTGCAGAAGGCCGGACTCCTCGACGAGGTGGGCATCGACCGCGACGGCAATCGTCCCGAGCGCACGACCTACACACTGACGGATGCCGGACGCGAGACCGTGATCGCCTGGGTGCGTCGCGAGCTTCCGCGCGTCGACCGCGAGACCGACTTCCGCATCGCGCTCGCCGAATCGCACAACCTGGAACGGCCCGATGTCATCGCCCTGCTCGGGGAGCGCCGCAGTGCGCTCGTCGACGCCCACGCGATGCACCGCGACGGGCTGCACAAGGCCAGGGGCAAGGGCGTCCCGGCACAGGTCCTCGTCGAGATCGAGCGCGAGGAAGTGCTCCTCGACGCCGAGCTCCGCTGGCTCGACACGCTCCTCGACAGACTCGTCGGCGACGACCTCCCCTGGGGTCCGTCCGCCTTCACAGACTCAGATCGCTATCTCGCTCAGCGAAAGGCTGCACAGCAATGA
- a CDS encoding DHA2 family efflux MFS transporter permease subunit has protein sequence MTESRTTAPDTGPFAAGHAPKSPWPALWALVIGFFMILVDTTIVSVANPAIKAALDPNTNNLDNVVWVTSAYLLTYAVPLLITGRLGDRFGPKNIYLIGLAIFTAASLWCGLSSSLEGLIAARAVQGLGAAFMTPQTMAVITRTFPANRRGAAMGLWGATAGVATLVGPLLGGVLVDGLGWEWIFFVNLPVGVIAFIAAWILVPKLKTHPHRFDIVGVVLSAAAIFLVVFGLQEGEKYDWGVIWGPISVWGMIVAGIVVLALFILQQWKTKSEALVPLELFRDRNFSGANIAIATVGFAVTSMSLPLMFFLQIARGLTPTQAALLMIPMAVFSGVLAPLAGKILDRVDPRVILIPGLIFFAAALVWYSSLVNMDTEIWMFLFPSALLGIGSAGMWGPLATTATRMLPMRQAGAGAGIYNTTRTIGSVVGSAAIATFMQARLEANLPGMGDSAGSISSGGTLPAPVADGFAAAMSQAILLPASVIVIGLIAALFLRGAPQKHTAAAEVPAPASAPVE, from the coding sequence ATGACCGAATCCCGCACCACGGCCCCCGACACCGGGCCGTTCGCCGCAGGGCACGCACCCAAGAGCCCGTGGCCCGCCCTCTGGGCGCTCGTCATCGGCTTCTTCATGATCCTCGTCGACACCACGATCGTCTCGGTCGCGAACCCGGCGATCAAGGCCGCACTCGACCCGAACACCAACAACCTCGACAACGTCGTATGGGTCACCAGCGCGTACCTGCTGACCTACGCCGTGCCGCTGCTGATCACCGGTCGCCTGGGTGACCGCTTCGGACCGAAGAACATCTACCTGATCGGGCTCGCCATCTTCACCGCGGCCTCGCTCTGGTGCGGTCTGTCGAGCTCGCTCGAGGGACTCATCGCGGCTCGTGCGGTGCAGGGTCTGGGCGCGGCCTTCATGACGCCGCAGACCATGGCCGTCATCACCCGCACCTTCCCGGCGAACCGCCGTGGCGCGGCCATGGGCCTCTGGGGTGCGACCGCCGGCGTCGCGACGCTCGTCGGACCGCTGCTCGGCGGGGTGCTGGTCGACGGCCTCGGTTGGGAGTGGATCTTCTTCGTCAATCTGCCCGTCGGCGTGATCGCGTTCATCGCCGCGTGGATCCTGGTGCCCAAGCTCAAGACGCACCCGCACCGCTTCGACATCGTCGGCGTCGTGCTCAGCGCCGCCGCGATCTTCCTCGTGGTGTTCGGCCTGCAGGAGGGCGAGAAGTACGACTGGGGTGTCATCTGGGGCCCCATCTCGGTGTGGGGCATGATCGTCGCGGGCATCGTGGTGCTCGCGCTGTTCATCCTGCAGCAGTGGAAGACCAAGAGCGAGGCCCTCGTGCCGCTCGAACTCTTCCGCGACCGCAACTTCTCGGGTGCGAACATCGCGATCGCCACGGTCGGCTTCGCGGTGACGAGCATGTCGCTGCCGCTGATGTTCTTCCTGCAGATCGCGCGGGGCCTCACCCCGACCCAGGCCGCGCTCCTGATGATCCCGATGGCCGTGTTCTCGGGCGTGCTCGCGCCGCTCGCGGGCAAGATCCTCGACCGCGTCGACCCTCGGGTGATCCTCATCCCCGGGCTGATCTTCTTCGCGGCGGCGCTGGTCTGGTACTCGTCGCTGGTGAACATGGACACCGAGATCTGGATGTTCCTGTTCCCCTCCGCGCTCCTCGGCATCGGCAGCGCCGGCATGTGGGGACCGCTCGCGACCACCGCGACCCGGATGCTCCCGATGCGTCAGGCCGGCGCCGGCGCGGGCATCTACAACACCACGCGCACGATCGGCTCGGTCGTCGGTTCCGCCGCGATCGCGACCTTCATGCAGGCGCGGCTCGAGGCGAACCTGCCGGGGATGGGTGATTCCGCAGGCTCCATCAGCTCGGGCGGAACGCTTCCGGCACCGGTCGCCGACGGCTTCGCCGCCGCCATGTCGCAGGCGATCCTGTTGCCGGCCAGCGTGATCGTGATCGGACTGATCGCGGCGCTGTTCCTCCGCGGAGCCCCGCAGAAGCACACCGCCGCGGCCGAGGTTCCGGCCCCGGCATCCGCTCCCGTCGAGTAG
- a CDS encoding GNAT family N-acetyltransferase has protein sequence MAVQLIRPTTDLFDTWAEAVSEFGDGHIDGSGLTAPVTPDRATLDALIDKAVQIADTSVPLPDDFVHNDLYWIVDEGVVVGFLSLRHELNEWLREAGGHIGYAVRESRRRRGYASTALALGLDRARELGLDRVLVTCDDDNIASARTIEGAGGVLQDVSDQSARGHALLRRYWIQL, from the coding sequence ATGGCCGTTCAGCTCATCCGACCCACCACCGACCTCTTCGACACCTGGGCGGAGGCGGTCTCCGAGTTCGGAGACGGTCACATCGACGGATCCGGTCTCACGGCGCCCGTCACTCCCGACCGGGCGACGCTCGACGCGTTGATCGACAAGGCGGTGCAGATCGCCGACACCTCGGTGCCGCTCCCCGATGACTTCGTGCACAACGATCTCTACTGGATCGTCGATGAGGGCGTGGTGGTCGGTTTCCTCTCGCTCCGGCACGAGCTCAATGAGTGGCTGCGCGAGGCCGGCGGCCACATCGGCTATGCGGTGCGGGAGTCCCGCCGGCGCCGCGGATACGCCTCGACGGCGTTGGCACTCGGCCTCGATCGGGCGCGCGAACTCGGCCTCGACCGGGTGCTGGTCACCTGCGACGACGACAACATCGCCTCGGCCCGCACGATCGAAGGCGCGGGCGGCGTGCTGCAGGACGTGAGCGATCAGTCCGCACGCGGCCACGCACTGCTGCGCCGCTACTGGATCCAGCTGTAG
- a CDS encoding amino acid ABC transporter substrate-binding protein/permease, translated as MIRNPSTALARFGRTAAATVLTAFVAVGALLGGASAATAAETPETYIIGTDTTFAPFEFTNSDGDLVGIDMDLLRAIAKDQGFEVEIRQLGFDAAVQALQANQVDAVMAGMSITDERKATFDFSDPYFTSGVQLGVLESSDIDSLDDLDGKAVAVKTGTQGQTFAEENQDEYGFTITPYQDTTDMVDAVKAGQAVGYFEDFPVLAYGIQQGSGFRLIGQPELGGEYGFAVNKGMNPELLEMFNEGLANVQASGEYDEVVDTYLGGEQQAAQPADIFSVAVKYWPALMSGLGLTILATLVALVAAFVLGIVFGFGRISKFLPFRWLATAYVYVFRGTPILVQAFFVFFAIPQLFPGLQFNPFVAGAITLSLNTGAYMTEIIRGGIQAVDPGQAEASRSLGLGHWKTMQKVVLPQAFRIMIPSFVNQGIITLKDTSLLSVIGLAELTFQSRQIIASTYLSAQVLTIVAIIYFVVITLLTLLANRLERTFNA; from the coding sequence GTGATCCGAAATCCTTCCACCGCGCTCGCGCGATTCGGCCGCACTGCCGCGGCCACCGTGCTGACCGCCTTCGTCGCCGTCGGTGCGCTGCTCGGAGGCGCATCCGCCGCGACCGCGGCCGAGACCCCCGAGACGTACATCATCGGAACGGACACCACGTTCGCGCCGTTCGAGTTCACGAACTCCGACGGCGACCTCGTCGGCATCGACATGGACCTGCTCCGCGCGATCGCGAAGGACCAGGGGTTCGAGGTCGAGATCCGTCAGCTCGGGTTCGATGCCGCCGTGCAGGCGCTGCAGGCCAATCAGGTCGACGCGGTCATGGCCGGCATGTCGATCACCGACGAGCGCAAGGCCACGTTCGACTTCAGTGACCCGTACTTCACCAGCGGCGTCCAGCTGGGAGTGCTCGAGTCGAGCGACATCGACTCGCTCGACGACCTCGACGGCAAGGCGGTGGCGGTCAAGACCGGCACGCAGGGCCAGACGTTCGCCGAGGAGAACCAGGACGAGTACGGCTTCACCATCACGCCCTATCAGGACACGACCGACATGGTCGATGCGGTCAAGGCCGGTCAGGCCGTCGGCTACTTCGAGGACTTCCCGGTGCTGGCCTACGGCATCCAGCAGGGATCCGGTTTCCGTCTGATCGGCCAGCCCGAGCTCGGCGGCGAGTACGGCTTCGCGGTCAACAAGGGCATGAACCCCGAACTGCTCGAGATGTTCAACGAGGGCCTGGCCAACGTGCAGGCTTCGGGCGAATACGACGAGGTCGTCGACACCTACCTGGGCGGCGAACAGCAGGCCGCGCAGCCGGCTGACATCTTCTCGGTCGCGGTGAAGTACTGGCCCGCGCTGATGAGCGGTCTGGGCCTCACGATCCTCGCGACCCTCGTGGCGCTCGTGGCCGCGTTCGTCCTCGGCATCGTTTTCGGCTTCGGCCGCATCTCGAAGTTCCTCCCGTTCCGTTGGCTGGCGACCGCGTACGTCTACGTGTTCCGCGGTACACCGATCCTGGTGCAGGCGTTCTTCGTGTTCTTCGCCATCCCGCAGCTGTTCCCCGGTCTGCAGTTCAACCCGTTCGTCGCCGGAGCGATCACGCTCTCGCTGAACACGGGTGCCTACATGACCGAGATCATCCGCGGCGGCATCCAGGCGGTCGATCCCGGTCAGGCCGAGGCATCGCGCTCGCTCGGCCTCGGACACTGGAAGACGATGCAGAAGGTCGTGCTGCCGCAGGCGTTCCGCATCATGATCCCCTCGTTCGTGAACCAGGGCATCATCACGCTGAAGGACACCTCGCTGCTCAGCGTCATCGGCCTCGCGGAACTGACCTTCCAGTCGCGCCAGATCATCGCCTCGACGTACCTGTCGGCGCAGGTGCTGACCATCGTCGCCATCATCTACTTCGTCGTGATCACGTTGCTGACGCTGCTCGCGAACCGCCTCGAGAGGACGTTCAACGCATGA
- a CDS encoding amino acid ABC transporter ATP-binding protein → MSKIAVQNLHKSFGSNEVLKGIDLDVADGEVVAVIGPSGSGKSTLLRCLNKLEEPTSGTVVIDGVDLTDKSVKLDEVRQRIGMVFQHFNLFPHMTVLENITLAPIELGRLSKAEARERALSLLERVGLQEKADAKPASLSGGQKQRVAIARALAMDPEIMLFDEATSALDPEMVGEVLQVIRDLAAAGMTMVLVTHEMGFAREVSDRTVFMDGGVVIEEAAPADLFGSPKHERLQDFLSKVL, encoded by the coding sequence ATGAGCAAGATCGCCGTGCAGAACCTGCACAAGTCATTCGGAAGCAACGAGGTGCTCAAGGGCATCGACCTCGACGTCGCCGACGGAGAAGTCGTCGCGGTCATCGGCCCCTCCGGATCGGGCAAGTCGACGCTGCTGCGCTGCCTCAACAAGCTCGAGGAGCCCACGTCGGGCACCGTCGTGATCGACGGTGTCGACCTGACCGACAAGAGCGTGAAGTTGGATGAGGTGCGCCAGCGCATCGGCATGGTGTTCCAGCACTTCAACCTGTTCCCGCACATGACGGTGCTCGAGAACATCACGCTCGCCCCGATCGAGCTCGGACGGCTGTCGAAGGCCGAGGCGCGCGAGCGTGCACTCTCGCTGCTCGAGCGCGTCGGGCTGCAGGAGAAGGCGGATGCCAAGCCGGCATCACTCTCGGGCGGACAGAAGCAGCGCGTCGCGATCGCCCGCGCGCTCGCGATGGACCCCGAGATCATGCTGTTCGACGAGGCCACAAGCGCGCTCGACCCGGAGATGGTCGGCGAGGTGCTGCAGGTCATCCGCGACCTGGCTGCGGCCGGCATGACGATGGTGCTCGTCACGCACGAGATGGGCTTCGCGCGCGAGGTCTCCGACCGCACGGTGTTCATGGACGGCGGCGTCGTCATCGAGGAAGCCGCCCCCGCGGACCTCTTCGGATCGCCCAAGCACGAGCGCCTGCAGGACTTCCTGTCGAAGGTGCTCTAG
- the purD gene encoding phosphoribosylamine--glycine ligase → MKILVLGSGAREHAIILSLRAEQTEHEILVSPGNAGIAQDATPVTLDMLDGGAVTDYANEHAIDLVVIGPEAPLVAGVADELRARGIPVFGPGRAAAQLEGSKSFAKRIMDEAGVPTGRAVRATTAAEVQAAFDDLGAPYVVKADGLAAGKGVIVTSDRAEALAHAEHYLPAGPVLIEEFLSGPEVSLFFLSDGDTVRALSPAQDFKRALDGDAGPNTGGMGAYSPLPWLSEQFGSEQEFVAEVTRDVALPVVRQLDAEGTPFIGLLYAGLILTPAGVRVIEFNARFGDPETQIVLPRLVTPLSELLFAAASGTLEDQPEPEFSDEVAITVVLASEGYPEAPQTGRPIEGLAEAAAVEGVRIVHAATAGPDAPGGSLVATGGRVLNVVAVASDFVTARARAYEAIALITLDGSHYRSDIAARVAQ, encoded by the coding sequence GTGAAGATTCTCGTCCTCGGTTCCGGTGCCCGTGAGCACGCGATCATCCTCTCCCTCCGGGCGGAGCAGACGGAACACGAGATCCTCGTCTCTCCGGGCAACGCCGGTATCGCGCAGGATGCGACGCCCGTCACGCTCGACATGCTCGACGGCGGCGCCGTCACCGACTACGCGAACGAGCACGCGATCGACCTCGTCGTGATCGGCCCCGAGGCTCCGCTGGTGGCCGGAGTCGCCGATGAACTCCGCGCCCGCGGCATCCCGGTCTTCGGGCCCGGCAGGGCCGCCGCACAGCTCGAGGGATCGAAGTCGTTCGCGAAGCGGATCATGGACGAGGCGGGTGTGCCCACCGGCCGTGCCGTGCGCGCGACCACCGCGGCCGAGGTCCAGGCCGCGTTCGACGACCTCGGCGCTCCGTACGTGGTGAAGGCCGACGGCCTGGCCGCCGGCAAGGGCGTCATCGTCACCTCCGACCGCGCCGAAGCCCTCGCGCACGCCGAGCACTACCTGCCGGCAGGCCCCGTGCTCATCGAGGAATTCCTCTCGGGTCCCGAGGTCTCGCTGTTCTTCCTCAGCGACGGCGACACCGTGCGCGCCCTGAGCCCCGCGCAGGACTTCAAGCGCGCGCTCGACGGGGACGCCGGCCCGAACACGGGCGGCATGGGGGCGTACTCCCCGCTGCCGTGGTTGTCCGAGCAGTTCGGCAGCGAGCAGGAGTTCGTCGCCGAGGTCACGCGCGACGTCGCACTGCCCGTCGTCCGCCAGCTCGACGCCGAGGGCACCCCGTTCATCGGCCTGCTGTATGCCGGACTCATCCTCACGCCCGCCGGCGTGCGTGTGATCGAGTTCAACGCGCGCTTCGGCGACCCCGAGACGCAGATCGTGCTGCCGCGTCTGGTGACGCCGCTGTCGGAGCTGCTGTTCGCCGCGGCATCCGGCACCCTCGAAGACCAGCCCGAGCCGGAGTTCAGCGACGAGGTCGCGATCACCGTGGTGCTGGCGAGCGAGGGGTATCCCGAGGCGCCGCAGACCGGTCGGCCGATCGAGGGCCTGGCGGAGGCCGCTGCCGTCGAGGGCGTGCGCATCGTGCATGCCGCGACCGCGGGCCCGGATGCTCCCGGCGGCTCGCTCGTCGCGACCGGTGGCCGTGTACTGAACGTCGTGGCCGTGGCATCCGACTTCGTCACCGCCCGCGCTCGCGCCTATGAGGCCATCGCGCTGATCACCCTCGACGGCTCGCACTACCGCAGCGACATCGCCGCGCGCGTCGCGCAGTAG
- a CDS encoding CoA pyrophosphatase: MSMPHPEGARAELLAGVSSHSWGGPFPALLDPDRAHDAAVLILFGVLDRVPAPTADAAVARDLDVLLQRRAPTLSSHPGQVSFPGGRTEPTDADSVATALREAEEETGLDPSGVEILAMLPEIPLAASNHRVTPVLGWWRTPSRVAAVDHAETVEVFRVPVAQLLDPATRYTSVRAFGDRTFRAPAFDVDGTIVWGFTAMVLSGLFDAAGWTVPWNIDDERPV; the protein is encoded by the coding sequence ATGAGCATGCCGCATCCGGAAGGCGCACGCGCCGAGCTGCTCGCCGGCGTCTCGTCGCACTCGTGGGGCGGGCCATTCCCCGCCCTCCTCGACCCCGATCGGGCCCACGACGCCGCGGTGCTGATCCTGTTCGGCGTACTCGATCGGGTGCCGGCGCCGACCGCCGACGCCGCGGTCGCCCGCGACCTCGACGTGCTGCTCCAGCGCCGCGCGCCCACCCTGTCGTCGCACCCCGGACAGGTGTCGTTCCCCGGCGGTCGCACCGAACCCACCGACGCCGACTCCGTCGCCACCGCCCTGCGCGAGGCCGAGGAGGAGACCGGGCTCGACCCGTCCGGCGTGGAGATCCTCGCGATGCTGCCCGAGATCCCGCTCGCCGCGAGCAACCATCGGGTGACGCCCGTGCTCGGCTGGTGGCGCACGCCGTCGCGCGTCGCCGCGGTGGATCATGCCGAGACCGTCGAGGTGTTCCGCGTACCCGTGGCGCAGCTGCTCGACCCCGCGACCCGCTACACCTCGGTGCGCGCGTTCGGCGATCGCACGTTCCGCGCCCCGGCGTTCGACGTCGACGGCACGATCGTGTGGGGCTTCACGGCGATGGTGCTGAGCGGCCTGTTCGACGCCGCCGGGTGGACGGTGCCCTGGAACATCGACGACGAGCGCCCGGTCTGA
- a CDS encoding sterol carrier family protein, giving the protein MAKKIDIIDGRAALDAVRAAQSADAKPARTDLATAVRYLLQLLDEKAPGNSVEVRVPPFGAVQVIQGPRHTRGTPPNVVEMDAATWLAVATGEQHWTDAATAGHIHASGTRADLIDVLPLRP; this is encoded by the coding sequence ATGGCCAAGAAGATCGACATCATCGACGGTCGGGCGGCCCTCGACGCGGTGCGCGCGGCGCAGTCCGCCGACGCGAAGCCGGCGCGCACGGATCTCGCCACCGCCGTCAGATATCTCCTGCAGCTGCTCGACGAGAAGGCGCCCGGTAACAGCGTCGAGGTGCGGGTTCCGCCGTTCGGGGCCGTGCAGGTCATCCAGGGCCCGCGCCACACCCGCGGAACCCCGCCCAACGTCGTCGAGATGGATGCCGCGACCTGGCTCGCCGTGGCGACGGGGGAGCAGCACTGGACGGATGCCGCGACAGCCGGCCACATCCACGCCTCCGGTACGCGCGCCGACCTGATCGACGTGCTGCCCCTGCGTCCCTAG
- a CDS encoding GNAT family N-acetyltransferase — MSYIVDDSHDRIDTDAVWAALREVYWAKWRSREDVEAQIRDAWRVIGVYDEQTGAQVGFARAVSDGVGFAYLADVVVVEAHRGNGLGKRIVQAMIDDGPGAHFRWTLFTSDAHGLYEQFGFAAPDATALVRVAPALPVHPTQAPTAR, encoded by the coding sequence ATGAGCTACATCGTCGACGACTCGCACGACCGTATCGATACGGATGCCGTGTGGGCAGCCCTTCGCGAGGTCTACTGGGCGAAGTGGCGCAGTCGAGAAGATGTCGAGGCGCAGATCCGCGATGCCTGGCGAGTGATCGGTGTGTATGACGAGCAGACCGGCGCGCAGGTCGGATTCGCGCGGGCGGTCTCCGACGGCGTCGGATTCGCCTACCTCGCCGATGTCGTGGTCGTCGAGGCGCACCGGGGCAACGGCCTGGGCAAGAGGATCGTGCAGGCGATGATCGACGACGGCCCCGGCGCGCACTTCCGCTGGACCCTCTTCACGAGCGATGCGCACGGGCTCTACGAGCAGTTCGGGTTCGCCGCACCCGATGCGACGGCCCTGGTGCGTGTCGCCCCTGCGCTGCCGGTGCACCCGACGCAGGCGCCGACGGCGCGCTGA
- a CDS encoding heme ABC transporter ATP-binding protein, which produces MSVRLQGTGLTVRVGGGRAILDDAAIEVHAGEIHALVGPNGAGKSTLFGVLAGDIAPQSGTVTLDETPITGIRPQALARARAVLLQENAVSFSFTAEQVVRMGRAPWARTQSADDDDAIVAAAMDATEVTGFAARGVTSLSGGERARVALSRVIAQSTGILLLDEPTASLDLKHHEDVMELVRAQADAGIAVAIVLHDLNAALAHADRVTLLAGGRVVASGPAADVLTADRIEEVYGQPVDVFPHPRTGVPIVVARRVR; this is translated from the coding sequence ATGAGCGTGCGTCTGCAGGGCACCGGATTGACGGTGCGTGTCGGAGGGGGTCGCGCGATCCTCGACGACGCCGCGATCGAGGTGCACGCCGGAGAGATCCACGCGCTCGTGGGCCCCAACGGCGCCGGCAAGTCCACGCTGTTCGGTGTGCTGGCCGGAGACATCGCCCCCCAGTCGGGCACGGTCACCCTCGACGAGACACCGATCACCGGCATCCGCCCGCAGGCGCTCGCCCGGGCCCGCGCGGTACTGCTGCAGGAGAACGCCGTCTCGTTCTCGTTCACGGCGGAGCAGGTCGTGCGGATGGGCCGGGCACCGTGGGCGCGCACGCAATCGGCCGACGATGACGACGCGATCGTGGCCGCGGCGATGGATGCGACAGAGGTCACCGGCTTCGCCGCCCGCGGTGTGACCTCGCTCTCGGGAGGCGAGCGCGCACGCGTCGCCCTCTCGCGGGTGATCGCCCAGAGCACCGGCATCCTGCTGCTCGACGAGCCGACCGCCTCGCTCGACCTCAAGCACCATGAAGACGTGATGGAGCTGGTGCGTGCGCAGGCGGATGCCGGGATCGCCGTGGCGATCGTGCTGCACGACCTCAACGCCGCGCTCGCGCACGCCGATCGCGTCACGCTGCTCGCCGGGGGCAGGGTGGTCGCCTCGGGCCCGGCCGCCGACGTGCTCACAGCCGACCGCATCGAAGAGGTCTACGGCCAGCCGGTCGACGTGTTCCCGCATCCGCGCACCGGAGTGCCGATCGTGGTCGCCCGACGGGTGCGCTGA